The Panthera leo isolate Ple1 chromosome C2, P.leo_Ple1_pat1.1, whole genome shotgun sequence genome window below encodes:
- the TTC14 gene encoding tetratricopeptide repeat protein 14 encodes MDRDLLRQSLNYHGPSLLSLLRSEQQDNPHFRSLLGSAAEPARGPPPQQQLQGRKEKRVDNIEIQKFISKKADLLFALSWKSDAPATSEVNEDNEDGYAIMPPLEQFMEIPSMDRRELFFRDIERGDIVIGRISSIREFGFFMVLICLGSGIIRDISHLEITALCPLRDVPSHSNHGDPLSYYQTGDIIRAGIKDIDRYHEKLAVSLYSSSLPPHLSGIKLGVISSEELPLYYRKSVELNSNSLESFENVMQSSLGFANPGVVEFLLGKLGIDESNPPSLMRGLQSKNFSEDDFASALRKKQSASWALKCVKIGVDYFKVGRHVDAMNEYNKALEIDKQNVEALVARGALYATKGSLNKAIEDFELALENCPTHRNARKYLCQTLVERGGQLEEEEKFLNAESYYKKALALDETFKDAEDALQKLHKYMQKSLELREKQAEKEEKQKTKKIETSAEKLRKLLKEEKRLKKKRRKSTSSSSSVSSADESGSSSSSSSSSGHKRHKKHRRNRSESSRSSKRHLANKASSSQIDQNRKDEFFPVPTNTLASFLNQKQEVEKLLEKQDRLPYQKKQVKEKDRCPVSSSSIEIPDDFGGRSEDPRDFYSQASSSKAEKPYKSEKHFSSRRDSSDSFYRNSEDKVKIYGYRRFEKDTEGRKEHYRRWEPGSMRHSTSPASSDYSYKSVEKYKKYTYSGSRDFGRHEQRYQLNKNQGEYEIEDTYEEDIKTEAPETDGLNSKEQSESGVKKNLPQNLLNIFNQIAAFEKEKGNKPKN; translated from the exons ATGGACCGGGACCTTCTTCGGCAGTCATTGAATTACCACGGGCCGTCATTGCTCTCCCTTCTCCGGAGCGAACAGCAGGACAACCCGCACTTCCGGAGCCTCCTGGGGTCCGCAGCCGAGCCCGCCCGGGGCCCGCCGCCCCAGCAGCAGTTACAGGGCAG aaaagagaagagagttgACAACATTGAAATACAAAAATTCATTTCCAAAAAAGCAGATTTGCTTTTTGCACTTTCCTGGAAATCAGATGCACCTGCAACTTCTGAAGTCAATGAAGACAATGAAG atggttATGCAATCATGCCACCTTTAGAGCAGTTCATGGAGATCCCTAGTATGGACCGGAGAGAGCTGTTTTTCCGAGATATTGAGCGTGGTGATATAGTGATTGGAAGAATTAGTTCCATTCGGGAATTTGGGTTTTTCATGGTGTTGATTTGTTTAGGCAGTGGCATCATAAGAGATATATCCCACTTAGAAATCACA GCTCTTTGTCCATTAAGAGATGTACCTTCTCACAGTAACCATGGGGATCCTTTATCATATTACCAAACTGGTGACATTATTCGAG ctggaatCAAAGATATTGACAGATACCATGAAAAGCTTGCAGTGTCTCTATATAGTTCATCTCTTCCACCACATCTGTCTGGTATCAAATTAGGTGTAATTAGTTCTGAAGAGCTTCCTTTGTACTACAG gaaaagtgtTGAACTAAATAGCAATTCTTTGGAATCCTTTGAAAATGTCATGCAGAGTTCCTTGGGATTTGCTAATCCAGGAGTAGTTGAATTCCTTCTAGGAAAACTAGGAATAGATGAATCTAATCCACCATCTTTAATGCGAGGCTTACAAAG CAAAAATTTCTCTGAAGATGATTTTGCTTCTGCATTGAGAAAGAAACAGTCTGCATCTTGGGCTTTAAAATG TGTGAAGATTGGAGTTGATTATTTTAAGGTTGGACGCCACGTAGATGCTATGAATGAATATAATAAGGCTCTGGaaatagacaaacaaaatgtggaagCTTTGGTGGCTCGTGGAGCATT ATATGCAACAAAAGGAAGTCTGAACAAAGCAATAGAAGATTTTGAGCTTGCATTGGAAAACTGTCCAACTCATAGGAATGCAAGAAAATACCTCTGTCAGACACTTGTTGAAAGAGGAGGGCA gttagaagaagaagaaaagtttttaaatgctgaaagTTACTATAAGAAAGCTTTGGCTTTGGATGAGACTTTTAAAGATGCAGAGGATGCTTTGCAGAAGCTTCATAAATATATGCAG AAATCTTTggaattaagagaaaaacaagctgaaaaggaagaaaagcagaaaacaaagaaaatagaaacaagtgCAGAAAAGTTGCGTAAGCtcttaaaagaggagaaaag gctaaagaagaaaagaagaaaatcaacttCTTCCTCTTCAAGTGTTTCTTCTGCTGATGAATCTGGttcttcttcatcatcttcttcctcttctggtcACAAAAGGCATAAGAAACATAGGAGGAACCGTTCAGAGTCTTCTCGAAGTTCCAAAAGGCATTTAGCTAATAAGGCATCCTCAAGTCAGATAGATCAGAATAGGAAAGATGAGTTCTTCCCAGTTCCAACCAATACTTTAGCATCTTTTCTTAACCAAAAACAAGAAGTGGAAAAACTACTGGAAAAGCAGGATAGGTTACCATatcaaaagaaacaggtaaaagagaaagatagaTGCCCTGTCTCTTCATCTTCGATTGAAATTCCGGATGATTTTGGAGGTAGGTCTGAAGATCCAAGAGATTTTTATTCTCAGGCAAGTAGTAGCAAAGCAGAAAAACCATATAAATcagaaaaacatttctccagTAGAAGAGATTCCTCAGATTCCTTTTATAGGAATTCAGAGGACAAGGTGAAAATTTATGGTTACAGAAGATTTGAAAAAGatacagagggaagaaaagaacactATAGAAGGTGGGAGCCAGGTTCCATGAGGCATTCCACTTCACCAGCCAGCTCAGACTACTCTTATAAATCggttgaaaaatataaaaaatatacttattctGGATCACGTGATTTTGGTAGACATGAACAAAGATACcagttaaataaaaatcaaggagAATATGAAATAGAGGATACTTATGAGGAGGACATTAAAACAGAGGCTCCAGAAACAGATGGACTAAATAGCAAAGAGCAGTCAGAaagtggagttaaaaaaaatttacctcaAAATTTACTCAATATATTTAATCAGATAGctgcatttgaaaaagaaaaaggaaataagccaAAAAATTAA